The Calditrichota bacterium genome includes a region encoding these proteins:
- the rplM gene encoding 50S ribosomal protein L13, with amino-acid sequence MAKTGQVEQKWFVIDADGLVLGRLASRVASIVRGKTKPIFTPHVDTGDNVIILNADKVRLTGHKLDAKKYYRHSGYPGGITEITARKLLEKKPEEVLRHAIWGMLPHNKLGRKLLKKVKIYTGVEHPHAAQKPEPLEF; translated from the coding sequence ATGGCGAAAACCGGTCAGGTTGAACAAAAATGGTTTGTAATTGATGCGGATGGTCTGGTTCTGGGGCGACTGGCCTCACGAGTTGCCTCCATTGTTCGGGGCAAAACAAAGCCCATTTTTACTCCGCACGTGGATACGGGCGATAACGTCATCATCCTGAATGCAGACAAGGTTCGTTTAACCGGCCACAAACTGGACGCAAAAAAATACTATCGGCATTCTGGCTATCCGGGTGGAATTACCGAGATTACGGCCAGAAAACTTTTGGAAAAAAAGCCGGAAGAAGTTTTGCGGCATGCCATTTGGGGCATGCTTCCCCATAATAAGCTTGGGCGAAAGCTCTTGAAAAAGGTCAAAATTTACACAGGCGTGGAGCATCCCCACGCTGCGCAGAAGCCGGAACCATTGGAATTTTAA
- the lpdA gene encoding dihydrolipoyl dehydrogenase: MQADLAVVGGGPGGYVAAIRASQLGLKTVVIEKADLGGICLNWGCIPAKTLLRSAEVYNLMKKAGTFGLSAENLSFDFPKIIQRSRKAAEKLSRGVGFLFKKNHIETVSGAGVLADDQSIQVLDASGKELARVKSKYVLLATGAHPNQLPFAPFDGVRILSSTDALTLDKPPKSLLIVGAGAIGIEFADFYQTFGTQITLVELLPHVLPMEDEEIATVLHRSFLKRKIKIFTRSKITGVEMGADSITAQIETPKGPQEIVAEKMLVSVGVSPNSANLGLEKAGIQTEKGFIRTNEMYQTSVPSVYAVGDLIGPPYLAHVASAEGMIAVEHMAGRDVKPLDYHSIPGAVYAHPQVARVGLTEAEAREQGFDVKVGKFPFTANGKAVASGETTGLVKLVFDAKYGELLGGHIVGENASELLGEMTLAKSHEATHLSILKTVHSHPTLSEAIMEAAGDALGEAIHI, encoded by the coding sequence ATACAAGCGGATCTGGCTGTTGTTGGCGGGGGACCCGGCGGATATGTGGCGGCGATACGCGCATCACAGTTGGGACTGAAAACGGTTGTCATTGAAAAAGCCGATCTGGGCGGGATTTGTCTCAACTGGGGGTGCATTCCGGCCAAAACCCTTTTGCGAAGTGCAGAGGTCTACAATCTGATGAAAAAAGCGGGCACGTTTGGCCTGTCTGCGGAAAACCTGTCCTTTGACTTCCCCAAAATTATCCAGCGAAGCCGGAAGGCCGCCGAAAAGCTGTCGCGCGGCGTGGGGTTTCTATTCAAAAAAAATCATATCGAAACCGTCTCCGGAGCCGGAGTATTGGCCGATGACCAGAGCATACAGGTGCTGGACGCTTCTGGAAAAGAATTGGCCCGTGTAAAATCCAAATACGTTCTTCTGGCGACGGGGGCCCATCCGAATCAACTGCCCTTTGCGCCCTTTGACGGGGTGCGCATCCTTTCCAGTACAGATGCATTAACGCTTGACAAGCCGCCAAAATCGCTCCTGATTGTTGGGGCAGGGGCCATTGGAATTGAATTTGCCGATTTTTATCAGACATTTGGAACGCAAATTACACTTGTCGAACTGTTGCCCCACGTGCTTCCGATGGAAGACGAAGAAATTGCCACTGTTTTGCACCGCTCCTTCTTAAAACGAAAAATAAAGATTTTTACGCGCTCAAAGATTACCGGTGTGGAAATGGGTGCGGATTCGATTACCGCCCAAATTGAGACTCCAAAGGGACCACAAGAAATTGTGGCTGAGAAAATGCTGGTTTCGGTGGGGGTCTCTCCGAATTCGGCCAATCTGGGATTGGAAAAAGCAGGCATTCAAACCGAAAAGGGGTTCATCCGCACAAACGAGATGTACCAGACCTCCGTTCCGTCCGTTTATGCGGTGGGAGATTTGATCGGGCCGCCTTACCTGGCACACGTGGCATCTGCCGAGGGGATGATAGCCGTCGAGCACATGGCGGGGCGGGATGTAAAGCCTTTGGACTACCACTCAATTCCGGGTGCGGTGTATGCGCATCCCCAGGTTGCCCGGGTGGGATTGACCGAAGCGGAGGCCCGAGAACAGGGATTCGACGTAAAGGTTGGAAAATTTCCGTTTACCGCAAACGGGAAAGCGGTTGCCAGCGGCGAAACAACCGGTCTGGTGAAATTGGTGTTCGACGCCAAATACGGGGAGCTTTTGGGCGGCCATATTGTCGGGGAAAATGCCTCGGAGCTTCTGGGCGAAATGACGCTGGCCAAAAGCCACGAAGCGACGCATTTGAGCATTTTGAAAACGGTACACAGCCATCCGACACTGAGTGAGGCCATTATGGAGGCGGCCGGGGACGCTCTGGGAGAAGCTATTCATATTTAG
- a CDS encoding UMP kinase, with product MSDLAYRRVLLKLSGEALMGKKAFGIDPEVVRFVAHEIKDVKDLGIEIGIVVGGGNIYRGLSASDQGIDRVMGDHMGMLATIINALAIQNYLEKLGVVTRVQSAIAIEAVAEPFIRRRAIRHLEKGRVVIFAAGTGSPYFTTDTAAALRAIEIEADAILKGTKVDGVYTADPKKHSDAVKYDTITYLDVVKKGLKIMDFTAVTLCMENKLPIIVFNLTKPGNLKSLLLGENVGTKVIGDDYEK from the coding sequence ATGTCTGACCTTGCCTATCGGCGCGTTTTGTTGAAATTAAGCGGGGAAGCCCTCATGGGGAAAAAAGCCTTCGGTATCGATCCGGAGGTGGTTCGTTTTGTCGCGCACGAGATCAAGGACGTCAAAGATCTGGGAATTGAAATCGGGATTGTAGTGGGGGGTGGAAACATTTACCGTGGGTTGTCCGCTTCGGATCAGGGAATTGACCGCGTGATGGGCGATCACATGGGCATGCTGGCAACCATCATAAATGCCCTCGCTATTCAAAACTATCTGGAAAAACTGGGGGTTGTTACCCGGGTACAGTCTGCCATTGCGATTGAGGCTGTTGCCGAACCCTTCATCCGCCGGCGGGCCATTCGCCATCTGGAAAAAGGGCGTGTGGTGATTTTTGCAGCCGGTACGGGAAGCCCCTATTTCACAACCGATACAGCAGCCGCTTTACGTGCCATCGAAATAGAAGCCGACGCCATTCTCAAAGGCACGAAGGTGGACGGCGTTTACACGGCAGATCCCAAAAAGCACAGCGACGCCGTAAAATACGATACCATTACCTATCTGGATGTCGTCAAAAAGGGGTTGAAAATTATGGATTTTACCGCCGTGACCCTGTGTATGGAAAATAAATTACCCATTATTGTGTTTAATTTGACCAAACCGGGAAATCTGAAGTCTTTGCTTCTTGGAGAAAATGTGGGAACCAAAGTGATAGGTGACGATTATGAAAAGTAA
- the rpsB gene encoding 30S ribosomal protein S2 translates to MQEIKLEKLLMAGAHFGHLSRKWNPKMRKYIFMERNNIHIIDLKKTIELLNVALREIQKIVQGGEKVLFVGTKKQAKDIIRTEAERSGQFYMTERWLGGTLTNFSTIRKSIRHLKNLDKMSMDGTYDKLTKKEVLKLERKREKMEKVLGGIKDMNILPGALYVVDVKKEAIAIAEARKLNIPVFAMVDTNVDPDPIDFPIPANDDAFKSIGLITHAFADAIIEAQTAAEIEQHMAEEESAAVETEENTAPAEE, encoded by the coding sequence ATGCAAGAAATCAAATTGGAAAAGCTGTTGATGGCGGGAGCCCACTTTGGTCATCTTTCGCGAAAGTGGAATCCCAAAATGCGCAAGTACATTTTTATGGAGCGCAACAACATTCACATAATCGATCTGAAAAAAACGATTGAGTTGTTGAATGTTGCCTTGCGGGAAATTCAAAAGATTGTTCAGGGTGGAGAAAAGGTCCTGTTTGTTGGAACCAAAAAGCAGGCTAAAGATATTATCCGGACAGAGGCCGAACGCAGCGGGCAATTTTATATGACCGAGCGCTGGCTGGGCGGAACCCTTACCAATTTCAGCACAATCCGAAAAAGTATTCGGCACCTTAAAAATTTAGATAAAATGAGCATGGATGGAACGTACGACAAGCTCACGAAAAAAGAGGTGCTGAAATTAGAGCGGAAACGCGAGAAAATGGAAAAGGTGCTGGGCGGAATTAAGGATATGAATATCCTGCCCGGGGCCCTTTATGTGGTGGATGTGAAAAAAGAAGCCATTGCCATCGCCGAGGCAAGAAAACTGAACATTCCTGTATTCGCCATGGTTGATACCAATGTCGATCCCGATCCCATTGATTTTCCGATTCCTGCAAACGACGATGCATTTAAATCCATTGGTTTGATTACGCATGCCTTTGCCGATGCGATCATCGAAGCCCAGACCGCTGCAGAAATTGAGCAGCACATGGCCGAAGAGGAATCGGCTGCTGTGGAGACCGAAGAAAATACCGCACCTGCGGAAGAATAA
- the frr gene encoding ribosome recycling factor, giving the protein MKSKYYLDAETRMHKSLESIREEMAKIRTGKATTSLLDMIKVNYYGSQVPLKQVANITVPEPRLLSVQPWEKNLIGEIERAIMKSDLGLNPTNDGKIIRIPFPTLTEERRKELVKLVRKMAEEGRIAIRNIRRDVNEHIKKAQKNHELTEDQEHDELDKIQKLTDEFIEKIDHILAEKEKEIMEV; this is encoded by the coding sequence ATGAAAAGTAAATACTACCTCGATGCCGAAACCCGAATGCACAAAAGTCTGGAGAGTATCCGGGAGGAAATGGCAAAAATTCGCACGGGAAAAGCCACAACCTCTCTTCTGGATATGATTAAAGTGAATTATTACGGAAGCCAGGTGCCCTTAAAACAGGTGGCGAATATTACCGTTCCGGAGCCCCGTTTGTTGTCCGTGCAGCCCTGGGAAAAGAATTTGATTGGTGAAATTGAACGGGCCATTATGAAATCCGATCTGGGTTTGAATCCCACCAATGATGGAAAAATTATCCGAATTCCTTTCCCTACATTAACCGAGGAACGCCGCAAAGAGCTGGTGAAATTGGTACGGAAAATGGCCGAAGAGGGCCGAATTGCCATCCGCAATATTCGCCGGGATGTGAATGAGCACATTAAAAAGGCGCAGAAAAATCATGAGTTGACCGAGGATCAGGAACATGATGAGCTGGACAAGATACAAAAGCTGACCGATGAATTTATTGAAAAGATTGATCACATCCTGGCAGAAAAAGAAAAAGAAATTATGGAAGTTTAA
- the tsf gene encoding translation elongation factor Ts, with protein MAVGANLVMELRKKTGAGIMDCKKALQESNGDLEKAVDYLRKKGIASAQKRSGREAKEGMIHAYIHPGNRIGVLVEVNCETDFVANTEDFRQFVKNVAMQIAAANPLVVSRDDLSPEVIEKEKDIYREQVKASGKPEHIIEKIVEGKLEKYFSEVCLLEQGYIRDPEKTVKDLLTEIIARIGENIVIRRFVRYQLGE; from the coding sequence ATGGCAGTTGGTGCGAACCTTGTAATGGAGTTGCGAAAGAAGACCGGCGCTGGAATTATGGATTGTAAAAAAGCGCTTCAGGAGTCGAATGGAGACCTGGAAAAGGCGGTTGATTATTTGAGGAAAAAAGGGATTGCTTCCGCCCAGAAGAGAAGTGGGCGGGAAGCCAAAGAAGGCATGATCCACGCCTATATCCATCCGGGGAACCGAATCGGCGTTTTGGTGGAAGTCAATTGTGAAACGGATTTTGTGGCCAATACCGAAGATTTTCGTCAGTTCGTCAAAAATGTGGCCATGCAGATAGCCGCTGCGAATCCACTGGTGGTTTCACGGGATGACTTGTCGCCGGAGGTTATTGAGAAAGAAAAAGATATCTATCGGGAGCAAGTAAAGGCGTCCGGTAAGCCGGAACATATCATCGAGAAAATTGTGGAAGGCAAACTGGAAAAGTATTTTTCGGAGGTGTGCCTGCTGGAGCAGGGATACATTCGGGATCCCGAAAAGACCGTTAAAGACCTTTTGACTGAAATAATTGCCAGGATTGGTGAAAATATCGTCATCCGGCGATTTGTGCGTTACCAGCTTGGTGAATAA
- the rpsI gene encoding 30S ribosomal protein S9: protein MKENSYYATGRRKNSIARVWVTPGSGKIEVNGKPLLDYFKREVLKMVIEQPLNMTETIDKYDISANVKGGGLTGQAGALLLGISRALVKVNEDFKSRLHKAGFLTRDPRMVERKKYGQPKARKRFQFSKR from the coding sequence ATGAAGGAAAATAGCTATTACGCTACAGGACGTCGGAAAAATTCAATTGCCCGCGTGTGGGTTACCCCGGGAAGCGGAAAAATTGAAGTCAACGGAAAGCCGCTTCTGGATTACTTTAAGCGAGAAGTTCTAAAAATGGTTATCGAGCAGCCCCTGAACATGACCGAAACAATCGACAAGTACGATATTTCTGCCAATGTTAAGGGTGGGGGCTTAACCGGACAGGCGGGGGCACTCCTCCTGGGAATTTCGCGCGCATTGGTAAAGGTCAACGAAGATTTTAAAAGCAGGCTTCACAAAGCCGGGTTTTTGACGCGCGATCCGCGGATGGTGGAACGCAAAAAGTACGGCCAGCCCAAAGCCCGCAAGCGGTTTCAATTTTCAAAACGGTAA